From a single Pirellulales bacterium genomic region:
- a CDS encoding FliH/SctL family protein, with the protein MSTIIKSGGSLRGPQQVAFNLEDVTQQATKYLDKIRAQAAQIIADAQRQADAIRRQAEEEGRQAAMRAAEKVLDDKVGKRMQTLLPALQTVVNNIADAKQAWLGQWERSTVRLAAAIAGKVVRGKTPDLPEVTSKLVREALEMAAGSSQVRILLNPDDHETLQPNIARLTKELGRIGGAEILADSQITAGGCRVETLHGSIDQQFEAQLSRIEQELTRANDA; encoded by the coding sequence ATGTCTACGATCATTAAATCCGGCGGTTCGTTGCGGGGTCCGCAGCAGGTTGCGTTCAACCTCGAGGATGTGACGCAGCAGGCTACGAAGTACCTCGACAAGATTCGTGCCCAAGCGGCGCAAATCATTGCCGATGCGCAGCGGCAGGCCGACGCGATCCGTCGCCAGGCAGAAGAAGAAGGACGGCAGGCGGCCATGCGAGCCGCGGAAAAAGTGTTGGACGACAAAGTCGGCAAGCGAATGCAAACGCTCCTGCCGGCCCTGCAGACGGTGGTCAACAATATCGCCGATGCCAAACAGGCATGGCTCGGACAATGGGAGCGGAGCACCGTGCGACTGGCTGCCGCGATTGCGGGCAAAGTTGTCCGTGGCAAAACGCCCGATCTTCCCGAGGTGACATCGAAATTGGTGCGCGAGGCGTTGGAAATGGCGGCGGGCAGCTCGCAAGTGCGGATTCTCTTGAATCCCGACGACCACGAAACATTGCAACCGAATATTGCCCGATTGACGAAAGAACTCGGCCGTATCGGCGGCGCCGAGATTCTTGCCGACTCGCAGATTACTGCCGGTGGCTGCCGGGTTGAAACCTTGCACGGCTCGATCGATCAGCAATTCGAAGCCCAATTATCCCGAATCGAACAAGAACTGACCCGCGCCAACGACGCGTAA
- a CDS encoding flagellar hook-length control protein FliK has translation MSSFALDNSTAFPPLGQTTLSLGAMFADGTFDDALQRASQLGLSSPLFDAAGSDPATADPTAFDQTAFDPGQSLWSTNPAFNDSPTTASNAFDDSTTAQDSFPDDASYGSPYNTAVSDFTSAESAGDTGPSNFSSSNDLAAHVNSLQTENSWSTEAGAVQNADRDSNTGAHPDESTQSQGSSETQGNPASPPASPVQAPASSANPPANPTGQGGQTSRPSQPKDPSGQSDTAESDAATESGTTAGTNPKTATPTSPAQSHAIAAAKAAAARGKISAAAINSAAAKTATASNASEVAPSVTSSAGKGTGAEASGQSKKASSTIHPHSDSDADAATTGTADVLTAATTTIVVVSATAEPVPAADAKLQSAAATNQPDGTGSDTEPTANDAADDAQSVADADATVASGFASGDGVSTDDEAVSASSRSASSGSRSAKQSPAENSSSAADDNIAGVAIEAASVGAAMAAGAAGAVLAAAASGGTNGAGDVAAKAGTAPAASATTSAPGTVANPAASGANAAGTPTAANTGRAAASSASNAASSGGASNGGEVDRVRFVQRVAKAFQAADDEGGMIRLRLSPPQLGSMKLEITMSGGAMTAHVETETAAARNMLLDNLPALRQRLADQNIKIDHFDVDLKDQSGGGTASGSGFANSQNQSPIYVPRTNSTTATSQAATPSSDTSSLLGGSGQLNVVV, from the coding sequence ATGTCTTCTTTTGCCCTCGACAATTCGACTGCTTTCCCACCGCTGGGGCAAACCACGCTCAGCTTGGGTGCAATGTTTGCCGACGGCACGTTCGACGACGCATTGCAACGCGCCTCTCAGCTGGGCTTGAGCTCGCCGTTGTTCGACGCGGCAGGCTCCGATCCGGCGACCGCCGATCCGACGGCCTTTGATCAGACAGCTTTTGACCCGGGCCAAAGCCTCTGGAGCACCAATCCCGCGTTCAACGATTCGCCGACCACGGCGTCGAATGCGTTCGACGATTCGACCACTGCCCAAGACAGCTTTCCCGACGACGCGTCGTATGGCTCGCCGTATAACACGGCCGTGAGCGACTTCACATCGGCCGAGTCGGCTGGCGATACAGGCCCGTCTAACTTTTCGTCGTCGAACGATCTAGCGGCCCACGTCAATTCCTTGCAAACCGAAAATAGTTGGTCGACGGAAGCCGGTGCCGTGCAAAATGCAGATCGAGATTCGAACACAGGCGCCCATCCGGATGAATCCACGCAATCGCAAGGTTCATCGGAGACGCAAGGCAACCCAGCCTCGCCGCCCGCGAGTCCTGTTCAAGCTCCTGCGAGTTCCGCGAATCCGCCGGCCAATCCGACAGGGCAGGGGGGCCAAACCAGCCGTCCATCGCAACCGAAGGATCCATCTGGGCAGTCCGATACCGCCGAAAGCGATGCTGCGACAGAGAGCGGGACGACAGCCGGCACGAATCCGAAAACGGCAACGCCCACTTCTCCCGCACAGTCGCACGCGATCGCTGCCGCCAAGGCTGCCGCCGCTCGGGGCAAGATAAGTGCCGCCGCCATCAATAGCGCCGCGGCGAAGACGGCCACCGCGTCCAATGCGAGCGAGGTCGCTCCGTCCGTGACGAGCTCGGCAGGGAAGGGGACGGGCGCCGAAGCGTCCGGCCAATCCAAGAAAGCTTCGAGCACGATTCATCCTCACAGCGATTCGGACGCAGATGCCGCCACCACCGGCACCGCTGACGTGTTGACGGCTGCTACCACGACAATTGTCGTTGTATCTGCCACTGCCGAGCCGGTTCCGGCGGCCGACGCCAAGCTGCAGAGCGCCGCTGCGACAAATCAACCGGACGGAACCGGCTCGGATACCGAGCCAACTGCAAACGACGCAGCGGACGATGCTCAATCAGTTGCGGATGCCGATGCGACGGTGGCGTCGGGCTTCGCCTCGGGCGACGGCGTATCCACTGACGACGAAGCCGTTTCCGCCTCGTCGCGATCCGCGTCCAGCGGCTCACGTTCCGCAAAACAATCTCCGGCGGAAAACTCTTCGTCGGCCGCGGATGACAATATCGCGGGAGTGGCGATCGAAGCTGCTTCGGTTGGCGCCGCGATGGCGGCAGGCGCCGCGGGCGCGGTGCTTGCCGCGGCCGCATCGGGCGGCACGAACGGCGCCGGCGACGTGGCGGCCAAGGCCGGTACCGCACCAGCCGCCTCGGCGACAACCTCCGCGCCCGGAACAGTTGCTAACCCCGCCGCGAGCGGTGCGAATGCCGCCGGAACTCCAACTGCGGCAAACACGGGCCGGGCAGCGGCGTCGTCGGCCTCAAATGCCGCCAGTTCCGGAGGCGCCTCGAACGGCGGCGAAGTAGATCGGGTGCGATTCGTGCAGCGCGTTGCAAAGGCATTTCAAGCTGCCGACGACGAAGGGGGAATGATTCGGCTTCGCCTCAGCCCACCGCAACTCGGTTCGATGAAACTGGAAATCACGATGAGCGGCGGAGCGATGACGGCGCATGTCGAGACCGAAACCGCTGCCGCCCGCAACATGTTGCTCGACAATCTGCCCGCTTTGCGCCAGCGCCTTGCGGATCAAAATATCAAAATCGATCACTTCGATGTGGACCTGAAAGATCAGTCCGGCGGCGGGACTGCATCCGGTTCGGGTTTTGCCAATTCGCAGAACCAATCGCCAATCTATGTGCCACGAACCAATTCGACTACCGCGACCAGCCAAGCGGCAACTCCAAGTTCCGATACTTCCAGTTTGCTCGGCGGCAGCGGGCAACTAAACGTCGTCGTTTGA
- a CDS encoding flagellar hook capping FlgD N-terminal domain-containing protein, whose translation MSTGSVGSTNSSGLDASTTAALNTLGTVNTSQFLQMMLAEMQNQDPMNPMSNTDLMTQIGDMQQISASNQLTTTLQAMQVGQALSNATAMIGATIAGTDSNGNAASGVVSQVSISDGTPSLQVGTQTVPLANVTGVLSTSNNAAAASTLAAVEQALSSGGTAAANAANVVNNAASAAAAATGGSS comes from the coding sequence ATGTCTACCGGTAGTGTCGGTTCCACCAACTCGTCCGGTCTGGATGCTTCGACCACCGCCGCCTTGAACACGCTGGGGACGGTCAACACGAGCCAATTTCTCCAAATGATGTTGGCGGAAATGCAGAATCAGGATCCCATGAATCCGATGTCGAACACCGACCTGATGACACAGATCGGTGATATGCAGCAAATTTCCGCTAGCAACCAGTTGACAACCACGTTGCAAGCAATGCAGGTCGGCCAGGCACTGTCGAACGCGACCGCAATGATCGGCGCAACGATTGCCGGCACCGATTCCAATGGCAATGCCGCGTCGGGAGTCGTCAGTCAGGTGAGTATTTCCGACGGCACACCCTCGCTGCAAGTGGGAACGCAAACCGTTCCGTTGGCGAACGTCACGGGCGTGTTGTCGACGAGCAACAATGCGGCGGCGGCATCCACGTTGGCCGCCGTGGAGCAGGCATTGTCGAGCGGCGGCACGGCCGCCGCCAACGCGGCGAACGTGGTGAACAACGCCGCGAGCGCCGCCGCGGCAGCCACGGGAGGCAGTTCGTAG
- the fliJ gene encoding flagellar export protein FliJ: MANFQFRLATLLRLREAWRDERRAHLADAQRAEQLILERIATIDDELTAGRRQYVDAARARSVDVDLLTDLARYEMILKAQRQSADQQRQAVVAEMQKRRAALVAADRDVRVLEKLRDSQQQRHDEEEALKEFKRLDELAVLRHDRKETP, encoded by the coding sequence ATGGCGAATTTTCAATTTCGATTGGCGACACTCCTGCGGCTTCGCGAAGCGTGGCGCGATGAACGTCGCGCGCATCTCGCCGACGCGCAGCGTGCGGAGCAATTGATCCTCGAACGAATCGCTACGATCGACGACGAACTGACGGCCGGACGCCGCCAGTATGTCGACGCTGCGCGCGCAAGAAGTGTCGACGTCGATTTATTAACGGACTTGGCGCGATACGAAATGATCCTCAAGGCACAACGCCAATCGGCCGATCAACAGCGGCAGGCGGTCGTCGCCGAGATGCAGAAACGGCGCGCGGCGCTCGTGGCGGCCGACCGCGACGTGCGGGTGTTGGAAAAACTGCGCGACTCGCAGCAACAGCGACACGACGAAGAAGAGGCCCTGAAGGAGTTCAAGCGGCTCGACGAACTGGCGGTCCTTCGGCATGACCGGAAGGAGACGCCGTAA
- a CDS encoding flagellar M-ring protein FliF C-terminal domain-containing protein — protein MDFLTKAYAQLLDLFRSMTVGARIVAGMLLVVIVVSVAYLFNHTVTGGDEFLMNGEAFPAAQIPAMLAAFGKANLSNFTVDGNRIHVPRNQQSAYMGALADANALPKNFGDYIQSSVSDISGLTPMSRQKEMIKIALERELNLVISSMRGIEAASVLYDSETDSGLNQKQVVTATVSVKPVGNDALDPERVQTIRQVVAGAISGLSPKNVVVADLNSSKSWSGGGEGAPSSGTEDPYYENKRVYEEEWEEKIRGALAFIPGVNVKVNVDLNPELEMKETDETVDPKPVPIDVSETNATTNTLGPAQPGGRPGLAGQGGTNVGASVSQAAATGPKSEDEKTNRREKSVVSTKTLTNRRAPLTPRRVTVTVGVLSSYYEKIWQEQHPAPPGTELKKPDVNALATIETDEKKKIQEFVAQLIPLPPRTEGAPIEVTPLVTVMTFQHIPSTPIQPPSVAEKGLSWLGQYWSTLGTLGLGMVSLLVLRSMVRSVPATESPRSAPAASPAAIAQSQASEGQEATTAEVQEAAAKLKRRVKSGPSMRDELVEIVREDPDAAANILRSWIGSAT, from the coding sequence ATGGATTTTCTCACGAAAGCCTACGCCCAACTGCTCGATCTCTTCCGCTCGATGACCGTTGGAGCGCGGATCGTCGCCGGAATGTTGCTGGTGGTGATCGTGGTCAGCGTGGCGTATTTGTTCAACCATACGGTCACCGGCGGCGACGAATTCTTGATGAACGGTGAAGCGTTTCCCGCCGCTCAAATTCCGGCAATGCTGGCCGCCTTCGGCAAGGCAAACCTGAGCAATTTCACCGTCGACGGCAACCGCATCCATGTGCCGCGGAACCAGCAGTCGGCCTACATGGGCGCGCTCGCCGATGCCAATGCACTGCCGAAGAATTTCGGCGACTACATCCAATCGAGCGTCAGCGATATCAGCGGTCTCACGCCCATGAGCCGCCAGAAGGAAATGATCAAAATTGCTCTGGAGCGAGAATTGAATCTGGTCATCAGTTCGATGCGCGGCATCGAAGCCGCCTCGGTGCTCTACGATAGCGAGACCGACTCGGGGCTGAATCAAAAGCAGGTTGTCACTGCCACCGTGAGCGTGAAGCCGGTCGGCAACGATGCGCTCGATCCGGAACGCGTGCAAACGATTCGCCAGGTCGTTGCCGGAGCGATCAGCGGGCTATCGCCGAAAAATGTCGTTGTCGCGGATTTGAACTCGAGCAAGAGTTGGTCCGGCGGCGGCGAAGGCGCCCCCAGTTCCGGCACGGAGGATCCCTACTATGAAAATAAGCGTGTGTATGAAGAGGAATGGGAAGAAAAGATTCGCGGCGCGCTGGCCTTCATCCCGGGCGTGAATGTGAAAGTGAACGTCGATTTGAATCCAGAACTGGAAATGAAGGAAACCGACGAGACAGTTGATCCGAAGCCTGTGCCGATCGACGTGTCGGAAACCAACGCCACGACAAACACGCTGGGCCCCGCGCAGCCGGGCGGCAGGCCCGGATTGGCCGGCCAGGGGGGCACGAACGTCGGCGCTTCGGTTTCACAAGCCGCCGCGACAGGCCCGAAGTCGGAAGACGAAAAGACCAATCGCCGCGAAAAAAGTGTCGTCTCGACCAAAACGCTCACGAATCGCCGGGCCCCGCTCACGCCACGCCGCGTCACGGTCACGGTGGGCGTGCTCAGCAGCTACTACGAAAAAATCTGGCAAGAGCAACATCCCGCTCCGCCGGGCACAGAACTTAAGAAGCCCGACGTAAACGCATTAGCCACGATCGAGACCGACGAAAAAAAGAAAATCCAAGAGTTCGTGGCCCAATTGATCCCGCTGCCACCGCGCACGGAAGGGGCGCCGATCGAAGTAACGCCGTTGGTGACGGTGATGACCTTCCAGCATATCCCCTCGACGCCGATTCAGCCGCCGTCGGTCGCGGAGAAGGGATTGTCGTGGCTAGGGCAATACTGGTCGACCCTCGGCACACTCGGATTGGGCATGGTCAGTCTGCTAGTTCTGCGCTCGATGGTACGATCCGTTCCGGCGACGGAATCACCCCGATCGGCTCCCGCAGCGTCGCCCGCCGCAATCGCCCAAAGTCAGGCTTCGGAAGGGCAGGAAGCGACGACGGCGGAAGTGCAAGAAGCCGCCGCCAAGCTAAAGCGCCGCGTGAAATCCGGTCCGTCGATGCGCGACGAACTGGTCGAGATCGTTCGCGAAGACCCCGACGCCGCCGCCAATATCCTCCGCAGTTGGATCGGTAGCGCTACCTAA
- a CDS encoding flagellar hook-basal body complex protein, with the protein MGLASALSTALTGLNAAETSINVIGNNLANSSTIGYKASSPVFATQFAQTTSLGSAPSGDSGGTNPSQIGLGVQVAEITPNFSQGTLQTSSSPSDMAVQGDGFFMVQGNAGQTLYTRDGEFQTNSENQLVTASGDSLLGYGVDDDFNLNTTQLVPLTIPLGTSTVAQATQNVALEGDLPPTGAVANQAQIVQSAVLGDSSYATPPAGATAAIAVGPQTAPTTAVDTSNVGSLQAGTYSYQAVYVTADGTQSDPISFSVTVPSGDSNVSVDLSNIPTDSTGKYVGVDIYRTTNQSASGATPAYYLDASLTNAQAAAGYTDTTSDATLQTAAQFSNSTISGNYSYYVTFVKAGLPESAPSPLIGPLNVSNDQVVLSDLPTPTGQYAGGEVRIYRNTAADPSSFYAVATVPSGTSYVDDTSDTTITNSSSSGYEQLDFNGPPVTTNTLLTQVQEYNGTGYVQPFSVGTLTYTGNVGGTTLSAAKLQITSTTTVQDLVNFLSQASGIQPASADPMNPIPGDISGAAQGGLVLGDGQIQIVSNNGTANAVSIPLTAFQMTPASGAATTDPDLNFETTQSAVGQSVSTNFIAYDSLGIPVNVNITMALQNVDGNSTTYRWFASSPDNEPTSGNSTAVGTGLVTFDGNGNVESVTNDTVSIQRTNVASQSLQFNLNFGQVSGLSTTAPTLSVTNQDGSAPGTLTSYNIGSDGGIQGVYSNGVTRTLGQIQLANFTNPDGLIQEGANTFSSGVNSGLPVQGTPGTQGIGTVVSGSLEESNTDIGTSLVSLILASTSYQGNAQVVTTTNQLFNDLMQLTR; encoded by the coding sequence ATGGGTTTAGCATCCGCACTCAGCACCGCGCTTACGGGATTGAACGCGGCGGAAACGTCGATCAACGTGATCGGCAACAATCTCGCCAACTCGAGCACGATCGGCTACAAGGCCTCGTCGCCCGTGTTCGCAACGCAATTCGCTCAAACGACCAGTTTGGGGTCGGCTCCCTCGGGCGACTCCGGCGGTACCAACCCAAGCCAGATCGGTTTGGGCGTGCAGGTGGCGGAAATCACTCCGAATTTCTCTCAGGGTACGTTGCAAACGAGTTCCAGCCCCTCGGACATGGCCGTCCAGGGCGATGGCTTCTTCATGGTTCAAGGAAACGCAGGCCAAACGCTCTACACCCGCGACGGCGAATTTCAAACCAATTCGGAAAACCAATTGGTCACCGCGTCGGGCGATTCGCTATTGGGCTACGGCGTCGACGACGATTTCAATCTGAATACGACGCAACTTGTGCCGCTCACGATTCCGCTGGGAACCTCAACCGTCGCCCAGGCGACGCAGAATGTCGCCCTCGAAGGCGACCTTCCACCAACCGGGGCAGTGGCCAACCAGGCTCAAATCGTTCAAAGCGCGGTGCTCGGCGATTCGAGCTATGCCACACCGCCGGCGGGCGCTACGGCCGCGATCGCCGTCGGACCGCAAACCGCCCCGACGACCGCCGTTGATACGTCAAACGTCGGTTCGCTACAAGCGGGCACGTACAGCTACCAGGCGGTTTACGTGACCGCCGACGGCACGCAGAGCGACCCGATCAGCTTCAGTGTCACTGTGCCCTCTGGCGACTCGAACGTGAGCGTCGATCTCAGCAATATCCCGACCGACAGTACCGGCAAATACGTCGGAGTGGACATTTATCGCACCACGAATCAGAGCGCAAGCGGTGCGACACCCGCCTACTATCTCGACGCGAGTCTGACCAACGCTCAGGCCGCCGCCGGCTATACCGACACCACGAGCGACGCGACGCTGCAAACCGCCGCCCAATTCTCCAACTCGACCATCTCCGGCAACTACAGCTACTATGTCACCTTCGTCAAGGCGGGCTTGCCGGAGAGTGCGCCTTCGCCGTTGATCGGGCCTTTGAACGTGTCGAACGACCAGGTCGTTTTATCCGACTTGCCCACGCCGACCGGCCAATATGCCGGCGGCGAAGTGCGAATCTACCGCAACACGGCCGCGGATCCGTCGTCGTTCTACGCCGTGGCGACTGTTCCATCCGGCACTTCATACGTCGACGATACGTCCGATACGACCATTACGAATTCTTCCTCTTCCGGCTATGAACAGCTCGACTTCAACGGACCTCCCGTCACGACGAACACGCTGCTGACGCAGGTGCAGGAATACAACGGCACGGGCTATGTCCAGCCGTTTTCGGTTGGCACGCTCACCTACACCGGAAATGTCGGCGGCACGACGCTCAGCGCTGCCAAGCTTCAAATCACCAGCACGACGACGGTGCAGGACCTCGTCAATTTCCTCAGTCAGGCCAGCGGCATCCAGCCCGCAAGCGCCGATCCGATGAACCCGATTCCGGGCGACATTTCCGGGGCTGCCCAAGGGGGCCTTGTGCTTGGAGACGGACAGATTCAAATCGTCAGCAACAACGGCACCGCCAATGCCGTCTCCATCCCTCTCACGGCGTTTCAAATGACGCCCGCCAGCGGCGCCGCCACGACGGATCCCGATTTGAATTTCGAAACAACGCAATCGGCCGTCGGCCAATCGGTCAGTACGAACTTCATTGCCTACGACTCGCTGGGTATCCCGGTGAACGTCAACATCACGATGGCGCTGCAAAATGTCGACGGCAATAGCACGACGTATCGCTGGTTTGCATCGTCGCCCGACAACGAACCCACCAGCGGCAATAGCACCGCCGTCGGCACGGGGCTCGTCACATTCGACGGCAATGGCAACGTGGAATCGGTCACGAACGACACCGTGTCGATCCAGCGGACCAACGTGGCTTCGCAGTCGCTGCAGTTCAACCTCAATTTTGGACAAGTGTCGGGCCTTTCGACCACGGCGCCGACGCTGTCGGTCACCAATCAAGACGGCTCCGCGCCGGGAACGCTCACCAGCTACAACATCGGCTCCGATGGCGGCATCCAAGGCGTGTATAGCAATGGCGTGACGCGCACGTTGGGGCAGATCCAACTGGCCAATTTTACGAACCCCGACGGCTTGATCCAAGAAGGGGCCAACACGTTTTCCTCCGGTGTCAACTCCGGGCTGCCCGTGCAAGGAACGCCCGGCACGCAAGGCATCGGAACCGTCGTCTCCGGCAGTTTGGAGGAGTCGAACACCGATATCGGCACCAGTCTTGTGAGCTTGATCCTTGCCTCGACTTCGTACCAGGGTAATGCCCAGGTGGTGACGACCACGAATCAATTGTTCAACGACCTGATGCAGCTGACGCGGTAG
- a CDS encoding FliG C-terminal domain-containing protein: MKFRQHSLRKAAILVASLDSSTAEILLAQMGERQAQDVRHAILRLSDVDPIEQNEIIEEFFRIGPLIPQKYPPGIELDDDLARRLALPSMNSEKRAPRDSEPERPSDQPPFRFLRETEYETLTPFLKREHPQTIAVVLSHLPADRASELLAELPPNVQVDVIRRLVDLDEADPRVLREVERGLESWLSQQVQDRRRRAAGLAAVSEILSAASGGTRRNILKNLSRHDRTLAGKLRPDRFLFADLIQLDDAALVAVLRAADPEFIVLALAGARADLVQRITQQLPSEQGRALSKALVHLGPTRLADVEDAQQALADLAVDLDAEGRISLGLRRRISVAA; encoded by the coding sequence ATGAAATTCCGCCAACACTCGCTGCGAAAAGCCGCAATTCTCGTCGCCAGCCTCGATTCCTCGACGGCCGAGATATTGCTTGCGCAGATGGGCGAACGGCAGGCCCAAGACGTGCGGCATGCAATCTTGCGGCTCAGCGACGTCGATCCCATCGAGCAGAACGAAATCATCGAAGAGTTCTTTCGCATCGGTCCGCTGATCCCCCAAAAATATCCGCCGGGCATTGAATTGGACGACGACTTGGCGCGCCGGCTCGCGTTGCCGAGCATGAATTCAGAGAAGCGCGCCCCTCGTGATTCCGAGCCCGAACGGCCGAGCGACCAGCCACCATTCCGCTTTTTGCGCGAAACGGAATACGAAACACTCACGCCGTTTCTGAAGCGCGAACATCCCCAAACGATTGCCGTCGTGCTATCGCATTTGCCCGCGGATCGTGCCAGCGAATTGCTGGCTGAATTGCCGCCGAACGTGCAAGTCGACGTGATTCGCCGGTTGGTTGACCTCGACGAAGCCGATCCTCGGGTGCTGCGCGAAGTCGAGCGGGGCTTGGAGTCCTGGCTCTCGCAGCAGGTGCAAGATCGACGGCGGCGGGCGGCGGGCCTGGCGGCCGTGTCGGAAATTTTGTCGGCAGCATCGGGAGGCACTCGGCGGAATATTCTCAAAAATCTTTCGCGCCACGATCGCACGCTTGCCGGAAAACTTCGACCAGACCGATTCCTGTTCGCCGACTTGATCCAACTCGACGACGCAGCGCTGGTCGCAGTGCTTCGGGCCGCCGATCCGGAATTCATCGTTTTGGCGTTGGCCGGCGCAAGGGCCGACCTCGTTCAGCGAATCACCCAGCAATTGCCCAGCGAGCAAGGCCGAGCATTGTCGAAGGCGCTGGTGCATCTCGGCCCGACACGGTTAGCCGACGTTGAAGACGCACAGCAAGCGCTCGCCGACCTGGCGGTCGATTTGGACGCCGAAGGACGGATCAGTTTGGGTTTGCGGCGGCGGATTAGCGTAGCAGCTTGA
- a CDS encoding FliI/YscN family ATPase, whose product MQSLLAQLDRVMPTALVGSVVRTSGMTAAVADFPAPVGALVEIERQTGTPLRAEVIGFRDAITLVYPYSDLNGVRRGNRVRLLGTTRWLRVGDGLLGRVVDAHGRAIDGRPQPALGDRTPRECAAPPAFERPRIDQPLGTGIRALDGMLTCGRGQRMGIFAGSGVGKSVLLGMMSRYTAADVNVIALVGERGREVNEFLERDLGSEGLARSVVVVATSDEPALLRVQAAQTATAIAEYFRDAGRDVLLIMDSLTRFAMAQREIGLAAGEPPTTRGYPPSVFGLLPKLVERAGRTTRGSITGFYSVLVEGDDPQEPIADAVRGLLDGHVWLSRKMAGRGHYPAIDILTSLSRLMSDITPRAHQDAALALRELLGAHRDNEDLISIGAYRRGSNRSVDLSIDLQDEMNRFLRQRVEEPVKLADAVAALVRLHNRMMHPPGAAGVSAAPATANAAPAAATGGGITL is encoded by the coding sequence ATGCAATCCCTTCTCGCTCAGCTTGATCGCGTCATGCCGACGGCCCTGGTGGGCAGCGTCGTTCGCACCTCGGGCATGACGGCCGCAGTGGCCGATTTTCCGGCCCCGGTCGGCGCGCTCGTGGAGATCGAGCGGCAGACGGGCACACCGCTGCGGGCCGAAGTGATCGGCTTCCGCGACGCGATCACGCTCGTTTATCCCTATAGCGATTTGAACGGCGTGCGCCGCGGCAACCGCGTGCGGCTGCTGGGGACGACGCGATGGCTGCGCGTGGGCGACGGGCTATTGGGACGCGTGGTCGACGCCCATGGCCGGGCGATCGATGGCCGACCGCAGCCGGCCCTCGGCGATCGGACGCCGCGCGAGTGCGCCGCTCCGCCCGCATTCGAGCGGCCGCGCATCGACCAGCCCTTGGGCACCGGGATCCGCGCCCTCGATGGAATGCTCACGTGCGGTCGCGGGCAGCGCATGGGAATCTTCGCCGGATCGGGCGTCGGCAAAAGCGTGCTGCTCGGCATGATGTCGCGCTACACGGCGGCCGACGTGAACGTGATCGCCTTGGTCGGCGAACGTGGCCGCGAGGTGAACGAGTTTCTTGAACGCGATCTCGGATCCGAAGGCTTGGCCCGCAGCGTCGTCGTCGTCGCCACGAGCGACGAACCGGCCCTGTTGCGCGTCCAAGCGGCGCAAACGGCCACGGCCATCGCCGAATATTTCCGCGACGCCGGCCGCGACGTGCTATTGATCATGGATTCGCTCACTCGCTTCGCGATGGCCCAGCGCGAAATCGGTCTCGCCGCCGGCGAACCACCGACGACGCGCGGCTATCCGCCCTCGGTGTTCGGTTTGCTGCCAAAGCTGGTCGAACGCGCCGGCCGGACAACGCGCGGAAGCATCACCGGCTTTTACTCGGTGTTGGTGGAAGGCGACGATCCGCAGGAGCCGATCGCCGACGCGGTGCGCGGGCTGTTGGACGGCCACGTCTGGTTGTCACGCAAGATGGCCGGCCGCGGGCATTATCCGGCCATCGATATCCTGACCAGCTTGAGTCGATTGATGAGCGACATTACGCCGCGGGCACATCAAGACGCGGCCCTCGCGCTGCGCGAACTGCTCGGCGCGCATCGAGACAACGAAGATCTGATTTCGATCGGCGCCTATCGGCGGGGAAGCAACCGTAGCGTCGATTTGTCGATCGATTTGCAGGACGAGATGAATCGATTTCTGCGGCAACGCGTCGAGGAGCCGGTAAAGCTGGCCGACGCCGTGGCAGCGCTTGTGCGGCTGCACAATCGAATGATGCATCCGCCAGGAGCCGCGGGAGTCAGCGCTGCGCCGGCAACGGCGAACGCCGCGCCGGCAGCCGCGACTGGCGGAGGCATTACGCTCTAG
- the fliE gene encoding flagellar hook-basal body complex protein FliE, which translates to MNPINFQNSIPLPPLTGPTAAAGSGASSSSDGPSFKDFLLNSIQQVNSMQQDADKAVEEMFTGGDTDPATVLTAVQKADMAFRMMMQIRNKLSSAYDEFKNIRI; encoded by the coding sequence ATGAATCCGATCAACTTTCAAAACAGTATTCCTCTTCCGCCGCTGACCGGCCCGACCGCGGCCGCCGGGTCCGGCGCGTCGTCGTCGAGCGACGGCCCGTCGTTCAAAGATTTCTTGCTGAACTCGATCCAGCAGGTGAATTCGATGCAGCAGGATGCGGACAAGGCCGTCGAAGAAATGTTCACCGGCGGCGACACGGACCCGGCCACGGTGCTCACGGCCGTGCAAAAAGCCGACATGGCGTTCCGCATGATGATGCAGATCCGCAACAAGCTCTCCAGCGCCTACGACGAATTCAAAAACATCCGCATTTAG